One genomic window of Psychrobacillus sp. INOP01 includes the following:
- a CDS encoding divergent PAP2 family protein translates to MTKMNRGIITALSAIGLAQGLKVLTHKKLTGDWDLKQAFTTGGMPSSHSAGVAALASYVAANKGTRHTETALAVVFGAIVMYDAQGIRRHTGEIAQLVNDLEDNIVALSGNFPSFEYVQREGELKELLGHQPIEVMAGALLGTAFGVLCAKLED, encoded by the coding sequence ATGACGAAAATGAATAGAGGAATTATAACTGCACTTTCGGCAATTGGGCTAGCGCAAGGCTTAAAGGTATTAACACATAAAAAGCTAACGGGCGATTGGGATTTGAAGCAGGCATTTACAACGGGTGGAATGCCAAGCTCTCACTCTGCGGGTGTCGCAGCATTGGCTTCGTACGTTGCTGCAAATAAAGGAACTCGTCATACAGAAACTGCCTTAGCAGTTGTTTTCGGGGCAATTGTTATGTATGACGCACAGGGAATTCGTAGACATACAGGTGAAATTGCACAATTAGTAAATGACTTGGAAGATAATATTGTAGCACTTTCTGGAAATTTTCCTAGCTTTGAATACGTTCAACGAGAAGGCGAATTAAAGGAACTTCTTGGCCATCAACCGATAGAAGTAATGGCTGGTGCACTATTAGGAACTGCTTTTGGAGTATTATGCGCTAAATTGGAAGACTGA